In Sorangium aterium, the genomic stretch CGCGGAGATCCTGCGCGTCCCGGCCGCTCTGATCATGAGAGTCGAGCCGCCCGAGATCGTCGTCTGCGCCTCCAGCGAGTCGAAGGGGAACCCTTACGCGCCCAACGAACGCGCGCGCCTCGACACTGGGCTCTACTGCGAGACCGTGATGAAGACCCGAACGCCGCTGCTGGTCCCTGACGCCTCGAAAGACGAGAATTGGACGTCGAACCCGGACATCGAGCTCGGGATGATATCCTACCTCGGTTTCCCGATCACCTGGCCCACAGGGGATATCTTCGGAACCATCTGCGTGCTGGATGACCGCACGAACCATTACAGCAAGGCCTACCAGGCGCTCATGGAGCAGTGTCGCGACGTGATCGAGATGGACCTGAAATCCATCTTCGCCTTCGATGCTCGCCTGACAGAAGAGGCCCGGGCGAAAGAGCGGCTGGAGCAGCAGGTCGCCGAGCGCACCGCCGACCTGCGCCATGCCAACGCCCAGCTCAGGCAGAAGATCGCCGAGCACGAGCGGACGGAGGCGGTGCTGCGGAAGGTCGCGGAGGAGCGCAGGTGCGCGGAGGAGGCGTTGCGCACGAGCCAGGCGCTCCTGCGCGCCATCATCGACAGCTCGACGGCCATCGTCGCCGTCAAGGACATCGAGGGGCGCTACCTCCTCGTCAACCGCCGCTTCGAGGAGCTGTTCGGCGTTGCTCGGGAGGCCATCGTGGGCAAGAGCGACGATGACGTGTTCTCTCGGGAGCACGCCGAGGCGCTTCGCGCTTTCGACCGGCGGGCGCTCCTCGCCGGGACGGCGCTGAAGGACGAAGAGGTGATGCCCGAGGACGACGGCGTGCACACCTATCTCACCATCAAGTTCCCTCTGCGCGACGTCGCCGGCGTCCCGTACGCGGTGGGCGGCATCTCCACGGACATCACGGAGCGGAAGAAGATCGAGGCGGAGCGCGCCCTGGTCCTGGAGCACGAGCAGAGGGCCCGGACCGCCGCCGAAGCAGCGGTGCGGATGCGCGACGACTTCCTGTCGATCGCCTCACATGAGCTCTACACCCCCATCGCGGGCCTGAAGCTCGCCGTGCAAGGCTTGATGCGCGAGGCGACGACGCTCCCCGCCGGCGCGACGAAGCTGGCCAGGATGGCCGAGCGGCAGTGCCAGCGGCTCGTCAGGCTCATCGAAGATTTGCTCGACGTGGCTCGGATCCAGGCAGACAAGCTCGATCTGAAGCTGGGAGACGTCGATCTCCGGGCGCTCTCGCAGGAGGTCGTGGAGAGCTTCGACGTGGAGCTGAAGCAGGCAGGAAGTGCAGTGAGCTGGCGGGCAGACGCTCCCGTGGTGGGTATGTGGGACAGGGCCCGTCTGGAGCAGGTGGTGACGAACCTGGTGCTGAACGCCATCAAGTATGGGAGGGGCAAGCCGATCGAGATCAGCGTCGCGGCCGAGGGCGAGGTGGCCAGGCTGGTCGTCGCCGATCGCGGCATCGGGATCGATGCGGGCTGCGTGCCGTACATCTTCGAACGCTTCGAGCGAGGCGTCTCGGCGCAGCACTACGGCGGGCTCGGCCTGGGGCTGTACATCAGCCGCCAGATCGTGGACGCCCATGATGGCTCGATCCGGGTCGAGAGCGAGCTCGGTGCGGGGGCTGCCTTCATCGTGGAGCTCCCCCTGCGCCGGCGCCGCGACGCTCTGCCGGCCGAGGTGTCTCCGCCGGCTGGAGGTCCCGATGAGCCCGCAGGATGATCATCACGACGGTGTCCTGATCGTCGACGACGACAGCGGATTTCGCGCCGTCGTGGAGGAGCTCTTGCAGGCATTCGGCTACGAGGTCGTGTGCGCGGAAAATGGCGCGGTGGCGCTGGATCTGCTCCGCCGCGGCCTCCGCCCGAGCATCATCCTGCTCGACCTCATGATGCCGGAGATCAATGGCTGGGAGTTCCTCGCGCTCAAGCGACGGGAGCCCGCGCTGGCCGACATCCCGGTGGCCATCCTGTCGGGCGTCGACTCTCTGGAGGCCAAAGCGGCCACCGTGGACGCGTGTGCGCTGCTCAAGAAGCCGATCGATCTCGACACCCTCCTCGCCGTGGTCGCCAAGACCCGATGAGCTCGTGAGCCGCCGCCGCTATCGCGAGGTCACTTCTCGCTGTCGAGCATCGCCATCATGGGCGCGGGGTAGCGGGCGCCGGCGATCTCGTCCGCGGGGACGGCGGCCTCGATCTCGGCGAGGTCGGAGGGCGCCAGCGCGATCTCGAGGCCGGCGAGGGCATCCTCGAGCTGCTTCCGCGTGCGCGCGCCCATCGTCGGGATCACCGTGACGCCCTGCGCGGCGCCCTTGGCGCGGACCCAGGCGATCGCCAGCTGCGCGGGGGTGACGCCGCGCCCCTGGGCGAGGCGAGCGAAGGCGTCGACGAGGGCCTGGTTCTTCCGGGCGTTCTCGCCCGAGAAGCGCGGCAGGTGGGCCCGCATGTCGCCCGCGCCGGACGGCTTGCTCCCGGCCAGCAGGCCGCGCGAGAGCACGCCGTACGCGGTGACCGCGATGCCGAGCTCGGCGAGCGCGGGGAAGATCGTCGCCTCGGGGCTGCGGCTCACGACCGCGTACTCGATCTGGAGGTCCACGATCGGGTGCACCTTCGCGGCGCGGCGGATCGTCTCCGCGCCCACCTCGGAGAGGGCGATGTGGCGGACATAGCCCGCCTTCACCATGTCGGCGATGGCGCCGATCGTGTCTTCGATCGGCACCGCCGGGTCCAGGCGCGAGGGCCGGTAGACGTCGATGTAGTCGACGCCGAGGCGCGACAGGCTATGGGCGAGGAAGCTCTTCGTCGCCATCGGGCGGGCGTCGAAGCCGAGGAAGGTGCCGTCGGGCGCGCGCAGGCCGCCGTACTTCACGCTGAGCACGGCCTTGTCGCGCCGGTCCTTGATCGCCCTGCCGACGAGCATCTCGTTCTTGCCCATGCCGTAGAAGTCGCCGGTGTCGAGGAGGCTCACGCCCCGATCGAGCGCCGCGTGGATGGTCGCGATGCTCTCCGCCTCGTCGCTCGCGCCGTAGGGGCTGCCCCCGGCCATGCTCATGCAGCCGAGGGCGAGGGGGAAGACGGAGGGGCCAGTTTTGCCGAGCTTGGTGGTGTTCGTCGTCGTCATGCCGTCACCCTAGGCGCTCGCGTTTCATTGCTCCAATGAATACTATGTATTCTCGATATGCCTGATATTTATGGAAGGAACCTCGACCTGAACCTGCTCCGCGTCTTCGCCGTCGTCGCGGAGGCAGGCAGCGTCACCGAGGCGGCGAGCCGGCTGTACCTGACGCAGCCGGCGGTGAGCGCCGCGCTCCGGCGCCTGACCACGACGGTCGGCGCGCCGCTCTTCGTGCGGAGCGGGCGTGGGCTCGCGCTGACGAGCCGCGGCGAACGGCTGCGCGCGTCGCTGAGGCCGCACCTCGGCGCCCTGATCGAGGCCGCGCTGGCGCCGCCGACCTTCGACCCGAAGACGTGCGAACGCACCCTGCGCCTCGGGCTCTCCGACACGGCCGAGGTGTGGCTGCTCCCGCCGCTCTTGCGCGTGCTCGAGCGCGAGGCGCCGCGCGTGCGCGTCGTCGCCGTGCCCGTGCAGTTCCGCACCGTGGGCGCGGCGCTCGCGGGCGGCGTCGACGCGGCGATCTCGGTCGCCGACGATCTACCTTCGAACGTCCGCCGGCAGCGGCTCTTGAGGACCGGCTTCACCTGCCTGTACGACCCGCGCCACGCGCGCCTGCGCAAGCTGACGGAGGCCCAGTACTTCGCGCACGATCACGTCATCGTCTCGTACAACGGGGACCTGCGCGGCTTCGTGGAGGACCTGCTCGGCAAGACGCGGAGGATCCGGTGCTCCGTCGCGACCTTCTCCAACCTGGGCGCGCTGATCGACGGCACCGCGATGCTGGCGACCGTGCCCGAGATCGTCGCCGACGACATCCGCGCCGTCAGGCCGCACCTCCGGACCAAGCCCCTGCCGTTCGATGTCCAGCCCGGGTACATGGAGCTGCTCTGGCCCGCCGCCACGGACGACGACGAGGCGTGCAAGTTCGCGCGGGAGAAGATCGTCCAGATCGCGCGGCCGCTGAGCAAGAGATGACCGGCCGTGTGACGACTCGGGCCGGGGCGGGCTCCACCGTAGGAAATCGAGTCAAGGCCCTGCGATCACAGGCCGCAGCCGACCCAGGTGCGCTCGATGGTCTTGTAGTCCTGGTTCATGCCGCTGGCGCTGGGACAGCCGGTCGAGATGATCACCGTGCCCTGGATCTGGCAAGATGACGAGTTCAAGAACGTGCTGTTGCCGGTGGAGATAGGGGCCTGCGGCGTGCCGACCAGGCCGGCCTGCTGCGCGCTCAGCGTCGACCAGGACGCGGTCGAGCTGGGCTTGACCGAGGAGGCGACGAACACGGCGTACTCCATACCGCTCTCGATGCCTGGCACGAACGGGTTGTCCTTGACCTGCCCGGACTGGGACTGGACGGTCGCGGTGCTGGTGGTCTGGCCAAAGGAGATATCGACCTTCGCTTGCAGATGGCTGTTGCACAGATAGACCTGCTGCGAGAAGTTCGGCGGCGGGGCGCTGGCCGAAGCCGCGCTCGTGAACATGAAGAGGGGGAGCGCGAGCACGCGGATTTTCATCGTGATCTCCTGTTTGTTTCGTCGTGGGGACGCGGCGATACCCATCGGCAGCGCCGCGCGCGGGCGATCTCCGCAGAGCCTGCGGGCGCTGGCAAGCGCGCAGCAAGGCTCCGGCAGCGCGTCGACGCGAGCGGCGGGCTCGACGTCCGGCCCAAGCTCGCTCACCCTTCCAGTGCAACCGGCCTTGGCCGGGAGAGGGGTGCCGCGAAGGCGGGGAGATCCTTGATCTTTCTTCCGGCCGTCCCGCCCTCTGGCTCTACCTGGAGCGCTGCCTGCCCCTGGTCCCTACGCCCCCGTCGCCCCGCGCGGCTGCCGCGCCGCGGCCGTCGCATAAGGCGGCTCGCGGCCGGCGCGCACGGCGGCGAGATCGGCGCGCATCGTCCTCGCGTCGGGATAACGCTCCTGCTTGAGGAAGGCGAGGGCGCGGTCGACAACGGCGCACAGGCCGGGCGGCGCCGTGGGGGCGTGCAGCGAAAGGGGCGGCGCCCTCTCCGTGGCGACCGCGATGAGCAGGCGCGCGTCGTCCAGGTTGCCGTGGATCGTGCGTCCCGCGAGCAGCCGGAACATCGTCGCTCCGAGGCCGAAGAGGTCCGTCCGGCCGTCGATCTCGGCGATGAGGCCCAGGGCCTGCTCCGGCGCCATGTAATCGTCGGTGCCGATCGACACGCCCGTCGCGGTCTTCGTCATCTCCGGCATCCCGGCGACGTCCTCGAGCAGCGGGTCGAGGACGCGCGCGAGGCCGAAATCGAGCACCCGCACGCGCCCGTCGTTGCCGATGTGGAGGTTCTCGGGCTTGAGATCGCGGTGAACGACGCCGTGCTCGTGCGCCACGATCAGCACGTCGAGGACCCGCTCGGCGAGCGCGATCACCTGGCCGACGGGGAGCGTCCCGTGCCGGGCCATGCGGTCGAACACGGTCTCTCCCTCGAGCACCTCCATGGCCATGTAGACGAGGCCGTCGTCCGTGGCCGCGGCTTCCAGCACCTGGGGGAGCCCCTCGCAGAGCGGCGCCACGGCGGCCAGCGCGCTCCCGATCGGCCCCTCGCGCAAGAACCGCTTTCGCACCGCCTCGATCTCGGCGAGCTCGGCGTGCAGGAGCTTGACCGCTGCCACGCACCCGTCAGCCCGCCGGCAAAAGAAGACGCTCGCCATGCCGCCGACCCCGAGGACGCTCTCCACCGCCCAGGGGCCGATCCGCGTGCCGACGCGCTGCTCTGCCAGCTCCTCTTCGGTCACCATGGAGCGATGTTACCACCGGCGGCTCCCCGCAGGGCCTCGTCCCGCAGGGCTCCTCCGCGCGCCGAGCTTCACGCCAAGGAGACCCACTCGATGCCCGCCATGCATTCGCTCCCGCCGGTTCATCGTCCTCTCGAGGACGCGCTCGCGCTCGGCCCAGCGCTCCTCGCGCGCGCCCGCGCGGCGGAGGGAGCGCCGTGGCTCGCCGCCAGCCTCGTCGAGGGGCCCGCCGTGGTGCTGGGCGCGGCCCAGCGCGCGGCGCGCGTCGTCGACCTTGCGGCCTGCGCCGCGCGCGGCGCGAAGGTCCTGCGGCGCACCACGACGGGCACCGCCGCTTTCCTCGGCGGGCGCGGCGTCGTGTGGACCCTCGCGCTGCCGCACGCCGCCGCGCTCGCGCCCGACGCCACGGCCCGGACGCTCCTCAACCGCAACGTGCGCGGCTTTCTCAAGGGCTTCTCCCGCGCCGGTGCGCCAGCGCATTACTTCGGGCGCGAGTGGATCTCGCTGCAGCACCGCCCCGCCGCGCTGCTCGGCCTCGACGCCACGCCGGACGGCGCGGTCCTCATCGAGGTCTTCGCGGGTCTCGACGCGGCGCTCGCGATCCCTCCGGATCTCGCGGCGCCGGACGAGCGCGTCGTCGACCGCTGGCTGGGCAAGGCCCCGGCCGCGCTGTGCGACGTCCTTCCGGCGCGCCTCTCGCTCGAAGAGATCGCGCGCGCCGTCGTCGAGGGGGTCGCCCTCCGCGCCGCGCTCCCGCTGATCGGCGGCGGCGAGGCGCCCGAGCTCGCTGCCGAGCGCTTCCAGCCCGTGACCGAGCCCGACGACCCGGTGCCGCCGGGCGTCTCCGCCGCGGCGCTGGCGCGCGTGCCCATCGGCTGGATCGAAGCCGCGGTGGTCTCCGAGGTTCCGCACGTTTCGCCGGCGCGCGCGTGGCTCGGCGGCGACGTCCTCACGGCGCGCTGGCTCCTCGACGCGCTCGGCCGGGGTGATGCGCCGGCGCGCGGCGAGGACGTCGACGCCGAGGCCTCGCCGCTGGAGGGCGCGACCCTCGCCGACCTGCGCGCGCTCGCGCGGCGCGCCCTCGCCGTGGGCCGCGCGCCCGGGGGCTGATCCGCCTCAGAGGGGCGCCTGGCACGGCGCGAGCTGGCTCGCCAGGGGCCCGTCCGCCGCGCCTGCCGCGCCTCCGGCGAGGAGGCCGGCCAGCGCAGGGCGCGGGCGAGGATCCGGATCGGGGACGTATCGCCCTGCGTCGAGGCGATAACGCCAGCGGGGACCCTGGGCGACGAGATCGGCGAGCGCGAGGAGGAACCGATCGACGTCCGCGGCGCTGGTGCCGACGCCGAAGCTCACCCGCACCGCGAGAGGCACCGCCGCGTCGTCGCTCGCCTCCGGCGCGCGATTCCTGGCGAGCGCCATCATGAGCGGGTGCGCGCAGAACGAGCCGTCCCGGACGCCGATGCCGTGCTCGGCGCTCAGGACCGCGGCGACCGCGCCGGGATGGAACCCCCGCACATTGAACGTCACGACGCCGATCCGGGGGCTCGCCGGGCCCCACATCGCGAGTCGCTTGACCGCCGGCAAGGCGTGGAGACCGCGCGTGAGGCGGTCGAGCAGGCTCGCCTCATGCGCCGCCACGGCGGACATGCCCACCGCGGAGAGCGCGCGGCACGCAGCCGCCAGCGACACCGCACCGACCACGTTGGGCGTGCCGGCCTCGTGGCGGTGCGGGCCGCTCGCCCATTCGACGTCGTTGCGCGTGACGCGCCGGACGGCGCCTCCGCCGGCTAAGTAGGGACGCGCGGCATCGAGCCAGTCCCCGCGGCCAACGAGAACGCCGCCGCCGAAGGGGGCATAGAGCTTGTGACCGGACAGCGCGACGTAATCGGCCCCGATCCCGGCGATGTCGATCGCGCAGTGGGGCGCGAGCTGAGCCGCGTCCACGGCGAGCCGCGCCCGGTGGCGATGGGCGACCGCGGCGAGCTCCGGGACCGGCCACAGCTCGCCCGTGACATTGCTCGCCCCCGTCACGGCGAGCAACCGATGGCGCGAGGTCACGTCGCGCAGCGCGTCTTCGGCCCGCATGACCGCCTCCTCCGCGCTCACGGGCACCGGGAGGACGACGCACCGACCGCGCCGCCACGGCAGCTGGTTGGCGTGGTGCTCCGAGGCGAACGTCACCACCGTCGTGTCCTCGGGCAACGCCGCGGCGAGCAGGTTGAGCGCGTCGGTGGTGTTCCTCGTGAACACCACCGTATCCTCGGCGCGCGCTCCCACGAAGGCGCCCACCTCCTGGCGGGCGGCGGCATAGAGCTCCGTCGTCACGGTGGACGCGAACCCCGCGCCGCGATGCACGCTGCTGTACCAGGGAAGGAGCGCCGCGACAGCGTCGAGCACCGAGCGCAGGCAAGGGGCGCTGGCCGCGTAATCGAGGTTCACATAACCCACCTGCTCGCCGGTGACGAGCGGCACCGAGAGGTCCGCCCCGACGACGGGTAAAGGGAAAGCGCCGAAATCGGACGGCGCCGGCGCGCCCGCGTCAGGGCGCGAATCCACGATGGAAGCGATCGACATACCACCTCGCGAGTCCAGGGGACTCCGGGCGACCAGAGTCCGCGCTTGCCTGCCGCACATGCGGCCGGCCAGGTCGTCACCCGGGACACCCCACCGCGGTTCGGAGGGTTGTCGGCCAGCGAGCCGGGGCTACGCGCTGGCGCTCATGACCTGCCGAACCATTACCTCGATTGCTTCGTTGTGGCAAGTACAGACTCGACATTGCACCGGCCCGCTCGGCTGCGAACGCCGGTACGGTGGTTGCATTGTGAATCTCCGGGGCAATGCGATGCCGCACATCGTGGCTCCTGGACAGGGCCCTCACGGCCGACTCTGCCGCACGAAGCGGGGTGTGACCGTGGGCCCTGCGTCCTCCAGCGCATCCCGAGAGAACCCATGACGAAACGCACACTCCTTCTCGCTCTCTTCCTCCTTTGCGCCTCCTGCAGCTCCTGCAGCCCGGACGAGAGGCTCGCTCCGGTGGGCAACGGCGGCTCCACGTCGTCCACGTCGTCCGCGTCGTCCACGTCGGGCGACGCAGGCGCGGAGCCGGA encodes the following:
- a CDS encoding sensor histidine kinase, encoding MRTGPDEHTEPGALVVDHARHRGPGEPAPAERAERAGLGPHKAASGCPPEQRTDELGTKSPPPGSGRRTQSSTAATDIPADIARKWQEMTDLLAEILRVPAALIMRVEPPEIVVCASSESKGNPYAPNERARLDTGLYCETVMKTRTPLLVPDASKDENWTSNPDIELGMISYLGFPITWPTGDIFGTICVLDDRTNHYSKAYQALMEQCRDVIEMDLKSIFAFDARLTEEARAKERLEQQVAERTADLRHANAQLRQKIAEHERTEAVLRKVAEERRCAEEALRTSQALLRAIIDSSTAIVAVKDIEGRYLLVNRRFEELFGVAREAIVGKSDDDVFSREHAEALRAFDRRALLAGTALKDEEVMPEDDGVHTYLTIKFPLRDVAGVPYAVGGISTDITERKKIEAERALVLEHEQRARTAAEAAVRMRDDFLSIASHELYTPIAGLKLAVQGLMREATTLPAGATKLARMAERQCQRLVRLIEDLLDVARIQADKLDLKLGDVDLRALSQEVVESFDVELKQAGSAVSWRADAPVVGMWDRARLEQVVTNLVLNAIKYGRGKPIEISVAAEGEVARLVVADRGIGIDAGCVPYIFERFERGVSAQHYGGLGLGLYISRQIVDAHDGSIRVESELGAGAAFIVELPLRRRRDALPAEVSPPAGGPDEPAG
- a CDS encoding response regulator, translated to MSPQDDHHDGVLIVDDDSGFRAVVEELLQAFGYEVVCAENGAVALDLLRRGLRPSIILLDLMMPEINGWEFLALKRREPALADIPVAILSGVDSLEAKAATVDACALLKKPIDLDTLLAVVAKTR
- a CDS encoding aldo/keto reductase, whose product is MTTTNTTKLGKTGPSVFPLALGCMSMAGGSPYGASDEAESIATIHAALDRGVSLLDTGDFYGMGKNEMLVGRAIKDRRDKAVLSVKYGGLRAPDGTFLGFDARPMATKSFLAHSLSRLGVDYIDVYRPSRLDPAVPIEDTIGAIADMVKAGYVRHIALSEVGAETIRRAAKVHPIVDLQIEYAVVSRSPEATIFPALAELGIAVTAYGVLSRGLLAGSKPSGAGDMRAHLPRFSGENARKNQALVDAFARLAQGRGVTPAQLAIAWVRAKGAAQGVTVIPTMGARTRKQLEDALAGLEIALAPSDLAEIEAAVPADEIAGARYPAPMMAMLDSEK
- a CDS encoding LysR family transcriptional regulator — translated: MPDIYGRNLDLNLLRVFAVVAEAGSVTEAASRLYLTQPAVSAALRRLTTTVGAPLFVRSGRGLALTSRGERLRASLRPHLGALIEAALAPPTFDPKTCERTLRLGLSDTAEVWLLPPLLRVLEREAPRVRVVAVPVQFRTVGAALAGGVDAAISVADDLPSNVRRQRLLRTGFTCLYDPRHARLRKLTEAQYFAHDHVIVSYNGDLRGFVEDLLGKTRRIRCSVATFSNLGALIDGTAMLATVPEIVADDIRAVRPHLRTKPLPFDVQPGYMELLWPAATDDDEACKFAREKIVQIARPLSKR
- a CDS encoding serine/threonine-protein kinase, coding for MVTEEELAEQRVGTRIGPWAVESVLGVGGMASVFFCRRADGCVAAVKLLHAELAEIEAVRKRFLREGPIGSALAAVAPLCEGLPQVLEAAATDDGLVYMAMEVLEGETVFDRMARHGTLPVGQVIALAERVLDVLIVAHEHGVVHRDLKPENLHIGNDGRVRVLDFGLARVLDPLLEDVAGMPEMTKTATGVSIGTDDYMAPEQALGLIAEIDGRTDLFGLGATMFRLLAGRTIHGNLDDARLLIAVATERAPPLSLHAPTAPPGLCAVVDRALAFLKQERYPDARTMRADLAAVRAGREPPYATAAARQPRGATGA
- a CDS encoding lipoyl protein ligase domain-containing protein yields the protein MPAMHSLPPVHRPLEDALALGPALLARARAAEGAPWLAASLVEGPAVVLGAAQRAARVVDLAACAARGAKVLRRTTTGTAAFLGGRGVVWTLALPHAAALAPDATARTLLNRNVRGFLKGFSRAGAPAHYFGREWISLQHRPAALLGLDATPDGAVLIEVFAGLDAALAIPPDLAAPDERVVDRWLGKAPAALCDVLPARLSLEEIARAVVEGVALRAALPLIGGGEAPELAAERFQPVTEPDDPVPPGVSAAALARVPIGWIEAAVVSEVPHVSPARAWLGGDVLTARWLLDALGRGDAPARGEDVDAEASPLEGATLADLRALARRALAVGRAPGG
- a CDS encoding aminotransferase class V-fold PLP-dependent enzyme; its protein translation is MSIASIVDSRPDAGAPAPSDFGAFPLPVVGADLSVPLVTGEQVGYVNLDYAASAPCLRSVLDAVAALLPWYSSVHRGAGFASTVTTELYAAARQEVGAFVGARAEDTVVFTRNTTDALNLLAAALPEDTTVVTFASEHHANQLPWRRGRCVVLPVPVSAEEAVMRAEDALRDVTSRHRLLAVTGASNVTGELWPVPELAAVAHRHRARLAVDAAQLAPHCAIDIAGIGADYVALSGHKLYAPFGGGVLVGRGDWLDAARPYLAGGGAVRRVTRNDVEWASGPHRHEAGTPNVVGAVSLAAACRALSAVGMSAVAAHEASLLDRLTRGLHALPAVKRLAMWGPASPRIGVVTFNVRGFHPGAVAAVLSAEHGIGVRDGSFCAHPLMMALARNRAPEASDDAAVPLAVRVSFGVGTSAADVDRFLLALADLVAQGPRWRYRLDAGRYVPDPDPRPRPALAGLLAGGAAGAADGPLASQLAPCQAPL